The following nucleotide sequence is from Vitis vinifera cultivar Pinot Noir 40024 chromosome 14, ASM3070453v1.
aCCTTAaacttgggtcacttaatttagtcCAAAAAAGGTCCTAATTGATTTATTAACTCAATAGaacttcaattaatcaattaacctcaTTCCAAAGATATAGTTCACTAACCCTTGTGTAACCATGCACAATTACCAAAAACATCATTATACACATAAGTAAACTAAGAACCAATCAAACCTTCATGAATTGTGTCATTAATATAAATGAGCTTGAATATGAACCATTGGGACTTATAAGATAGTACTGACTTTCttataatccaattctgaagttgacttAACATGCCACTACAAAAAGTCAATTACACTCCAGTGATTGAAAATTGTTTGGCCATATGATttaaaactaatatttatttttaaaaatagaaaactatctttaaaattttctgACATTTGTTGatcattattttttgaaaacaatttttaaaaacaaagtaaaataaaaaataatttttagagaataagtaaaagttattttcatcagtttttagaaaacaaaagaaaaatatgatcttgtttgattatattttcttaaacttatttttaaaaattatttttaaattaaagaataaaaaacagttttaaaaaataagtttaaaaaaaacatgacgAAATgagccatttttatttttatttttaacaactcACAATAGATCAAAACTCCAAATCACTAAAGCAAGTCATGGCTTTTGTTAAAAAGCATCCAGAAATATGAGCTTGGAGGTCAAGGGAAATCGCATGGAAAATATTCATGCCCCGCCTTGTGTAGCTGAAATGACTTGGGCCAATCTGGGCCCAAGGCCAATACTAAGAAGATTGGCCCTTGataagtttttcctttttaataatgattttgaaaaattgtttttcaagtCAGTTCCTgtggattttgaaatttgttgtcTTTAAAATGACACGAGCTAGAATTCATTCAATTTCTATGCACCTGCGAACACTGCAATGATGGAAGAATTCCTGGGTTGGACCGGTTGGATAGTAAATGGAACCATGATTTGATTTTTGGACTGAACCAGTGTTGAACCAGGTCACCCAACAGTTGGACTACTGAACTGGCTAACCCGGTTTTAATCGGATATGCTTCCTTtctcttatttatatatttttaaaaaaaaaaatacaaatgtcCCACATTTTATTCAAAgggattatttaattaaaatagtaattgaaaacccaaatttaaaattttaattatttatccatttttttatttataaaagtatccttatttattttttataaaaataatttttctttaaacctatatataaataattaaaatgatgaaagatatttacataaaaaaattaaattattttttaaataaataaaaaggtgaAAAAGAGTTAATTTACAAATGCGAGAttatatcatgtttttaaacCAATTACTTCTTATACAAAACGCGCTCCTTTTTTCATTCAAAGGTGGAGGGCTGTGAGCCTGTGACCAcccttcttcttattttaacaaaattaggTCACACATACGCATCCAGGACCAGTTGACTTGTGATACCCGGTAAGTCCTCAAAAATGCAAATATTCGAACTCTGAGGGACCAGATGGCTATATCAATATGATGGATAGGATGGATACCCAATGCCCCAACCCTTGGGTAAAGCTCTTTTATTCCCCTTCACCTTAATTCCTTTTCTTCACTCAAATCATGAAGCCCAACTCCAGCCTCACTAATTTATTTCAGCAGGCAGACACCGGTTCCGTTTGGAGGTGGAAGGAAAGCAAGGGCAGCCGCAAGAGGAAGAAACAAGAAAGGGAATTCCCAGGAGCCAAATTCCTCAGCCACAACCTGAAGAAAATGGAGGAAGCAGCGTTGGGTCCCGGCGGTGGAATTGGGATCGGTTGCGGTGTTGGCTTGGGGTTTGGGGTAACCGGAGGAGTAGGATACGGTGGGGGGAGTTGGAACCATTTGAAGATGGTTTTTGGAATTGGAATGGGGTGTGGGGTTGGGGTAGGGTTTGGGTATGGGCAAGGAATTGGATTTGGTTTTAGTTTGGAGTCCTTACAGTCTCATTTCTCCAACCAAAGGGATTACAAATCAGATATGACTCTCTGGTAATGCTTTTCTGTTGCTTTTCTTCACAATGTTTGTGgttcttaattttctttaaattttgatgatgtattttctaattttattgcTTGTTTATTTCTTCCTGCCTTTGAGTTAACATGCAAAGCCCCACCCCTAAATATTGCAATGGTTTTTTAGCATAAGAAAGAAAGCATAAGcataaattttctaaaactaaACTTTCTTTAGTGGGCTATTAAGAAACCAAAACGAAACGTCATTGTGCCAAAGCCCGGCCATGGCCTGCCCCTAGTATCGGTGCTGAAGCCCAGCACGAGCCCACTATTATACAGACCTAACTAGTAACACGAGGCCCATTTGTAACATCGAATAGTGCAGTGTTGCTTTTTAGGGTCATTCTTTGTATATTTCCAATAGGAATATTTTCGGACAAATAGTAGTTAAATACTTAATATTAAGCAGGCATGAAaccttttggttttcttttactCATCATAACTCTAGAGATTACATCAATGCTTTAATATttgccaatattttttttcatttttgaataataaatttgttgttATTATATTGGATGAAAGTTAAAACTGACGtatgaatttgttttttataatcatctaaatttttagttttatatttataatttcaagTAAATTCttcaagtaaaattttattgtgCAATTAGATCAATAGAATATCAGtaatttaatgtttgaaaatgtttttttcacTTTCTGAATAATAAtctactaaggtttttaagATCATAAATCTGAAAAGCTCTAAACTGagtaaaaaattatggaaattcatttgaacaggtcatttcccattcattcatttgaacgggtcatttcccattcattcatttgaacgggtcatttcccattctggttcttgttgagggatgagtggttctttattgtgttttatatatacatggtGATAAGCTGGTACTACTAATCCATCGGtttgaaataaaggtggaatggtttcaaaagaaatgtctatcagttttttggttttaaaaagataagttaaaatatctttcaatttttctgggaaattttcagggatttgatatatatggttcataaaaatattttttaaaattccctgatCCATGAGCTAGggtactaaataaaaaatttctctatttacaacagacatatttacataagctaaataaaatgggaaatgacccgttcaaatgaatttccaaaaatttttacTCGCTTTATAGTTTTTCAGATTTATGATCTTAgaccagaatgggaaatgacccgtTCAAATGAATTTCCAGATTTTTTTACTTGCTTTAGAGCTTTTCAGATTTATTATCTTAGACCAACccagaataaattatttcatctcattggtGAACCAAAAACCATGTCAATATGGAACCATATGTCTGAACGAAGTGTTGAATCCAAATCTGAGatttaactctttattttctcaaaacctttttgaagagCATAAGCTTATTGTAGATAACTTTTGGTctctaaaaccacaaagttttccaaaccaaaatttagaatatgctTATTGGAAAAACCGTGTCAGCTTTAGCTCAACATTTACAAAGCCTTCAAAACCAACTTATTGTCttagaaacccaaaaaatttcaaaacctcaaaatccaagaaaatcaggaaaaactgacaaaagatttgAAAACCAATATAGTGTTAACCAATCAAATCTCTATACCTGCAATATACATggatcctttttatatataatgttcctgtcaagatttaaaaaaaaaaaaaatcgagttatttagaaaattttgggtgaaaaattaggttttaaaactagagtctttagtcttaacccttgacctGTAACCCATTTTTGCCAAAAAATTGGCGTGCTAGGGAGACTCTGTTTGATCATAAGGGGGGTATTACCTTGacacgaagtgatgttttaaaattttgatttttattaccTGAATTTTTTAGATATccgatttcaaaaacttaactTTTATGCATTAAATGGTTTCATACTATAAACTGAGAGCTTTaggttaaatatatattaaaataataagtgtttgaaaatgtttatattgaaataataagtgtttgaaatgttttatattaaaataataagtatttggaaatgtttatattaaaataataaggataataagaaattcatttgaacaagtcatttcccattttggttcttgTTGATGGATAAGTGGTTTCGACTAAAGAGTAATTATCAACTCCAATTAGGTTTTTAACAACCAACTATTCCCATCAGCATTAGTTTCAACAACGGTTTGTTGTTGACACACAATCAAGGTAATGGCAAAGGTTTTCAAATCTTCGTTCATGAAAGTTTTAAATTCAATTAGAGTGTGAATGCATTTATTATcctcattattttaatataaacatttacaaatacttattattttaatataaacatttcaaacacttattattttaatataaacattttcaaacacttattattttaatatatatatatatatatatttaacataAAGCTCTCAGTTTATAATATGAAACCATTTAATGCATAAAagttaagtttttgaaatcggatatctcaaaaattcaggtaataaaaatcaaaattttaaaacatcacttcgtgtCAATATAATACCCCCCTTCTGACCAGACAGTCTCCCTAATATGCCAAATTTTTGACAAAAACGGTTTACaggtcaagggttaagactaaagactctagttttaaaacctaatttttcacccaaaattttctaaataacccggttttttattttttttatcttgacgGGAACATTATATATAAGAATGATCCATGTATATTGCAGGTATTAACTAGTaaagaaaactgaaaaataattcaattaattttcatttccctactttacctttttaccccctaaggataagaaaaatacacaaaatagaATATATTCTAAATGAAAGTAGAAATTTAACAGAAAAAATCTTACTTTCTTATTGTTGATAAATTTACAAGATTGGAGATATAGATGACTACtctgttgggacgtcatttgtttttatttttggctcTGGCCAACCGTACCACCGAACTGTGCCAGACGGGGGCATCATAACCGAAATGGGCCAGGACCAGAGTGGCCTCCCTAGGATTCGAACTCAAGACTAAGGTCTTTTtggttgccctcctggtaccatctgggcTAGGAGGGCAACCAAAAAGACCTTAGTcttgagttcgaatcctggggaggccactctggtcCTGACCCATTCTGGTTGTGATGCCCCCGTCTGGCACAGTTTGATGGTACGGCTGGCCAgagccaaaaataaaaacaaatgacgtcccaacataCTCCACTTGCTACTTTGCTCTCACTTTTCACACATTTTTTTCTACACTCCTTCAGACATACGAACACACACTTTCTTTCTTCTACAATTGATTTATAGACAAAGCATTTACAAATGACAagtgaaatttaatttaagtggTTGGGGCAGTTGATGGATGGcaggaaaaatatttacaaggtgttcagaggtttggtacaaaataactacaaaataaatacaaagatgGTAAAGTTTTTATGAGATTtgacttttgttttcttttaccATCCGATTGGTACTTCTACTTTctccttgtttttttcttctcttttttatcACATGCATAATACGTGGCTTGTAGATGCCTTTACTGCTTTTGAACTTGTACTGCTACATTGaatttttgtagttgaagaCGCATTTACTGCTTCAATGTCATCATTGTTGACATCATCCTTCCATTCCATTTTGCAGATTATGATAACTTTCATCGTCCAGGTTTTCCCAAAATAATACGTCATCGCTAAGGTAGGAAGATGCTTCTGGTATATCTACACTGAGCACGGTTATAAAATCTTGTTCTTCATAAGTAATAAAAGGTTTtggaattagagttttgaaaattaaatttaagaattggagttttggaaattaaatttgaaagaaattggagttttgaaaattaaatttgaaagaaattggaattttgaaaattaatagaaaattagagttttaaaaattaaatttaagaattggagttttgaaaattaatttgaaagaaattggaattttgaaaattaattgagaattagagtttcgaaaattagttttgaaaattaatttagaaagaaattggagttttgaaaattaaatttgaaagaaattggaattttgaaaactaaactTAAAAagtggagttttgaaaatttgagttttggaaattatttcaaaatcgagatcttgaaaattaaatttaaaattggaattttgaagaattatttgagaattgaatttttaaaaataaaataaaacaacaataataattaaataattttgaaaattgaaattttgaaaaaattatttgaaaattgaagttttgaaaattatttaaaatttgaggttttgaaaattgaaagttttaaaaaattaaatttcgaaaattggagttttgaaaactatttgaaaattgaagttttttaaaataaataaattttgataattggagtttcgaaaattatttaaaatttgaagttttgaaaagtaAATATTAGAAAGCATAAATAGGGTAGTTTTTCAATGATTATGGCCTCACATAAGTGTATTGGTAGCTCAACTATTAACTTCAACTATAGATATTAAATCTAAAGGATGAAGAAAGGTGATGATGAGAACCATCACCAATCAGAGAGCAGTGTTGAATTGATAGTCTCAGCACAAGATTCAGATTATCCAATAGCAGTTCACAAGAGCCAGGAAAAAGTTCTTGTGATATGAAATCTAGGAAATCTGAATCAAGCAGGctatcatatttatcaaaatatgattttgtaATATATTTCACAAAATAAGGTGGGATGTTTAAACTTTGGTTGGTGGAGCCAACATTTGAGGTACACCCGCCCACCTTGCTGTTGACGGCAGCATCTTAGGCTTCTCAACACCATCGACGACAGCTTACTCGGGCCTAGGTAGCTTCGACCTTTTCACTTTGCTCCGAAGAGATCTCCACTGGTGCTTTGAGAGAGTGCAaactctcttcttcttcatttctaaaCCCGGCATGGCCACACTCACAGGTGTCGGAGTTGGCGCGAATCCGGGAGCCAAAGCTGGCGCAATGAATACCACGACGGGAGGAGGCGCTACCAATTCCCCAGGACTTGGCAGAGGTCCAATGACTGGCGCGACGGCTAACGGCGTAAGGTTGGCGGCTTATTTTGGAGATGTTGGAGTAGGCAGTGGGCTTGCAGGACTGCAAATTCCCAAAGCTTCCAATGCAGCAGTAGCGGGGTGAGTTGAAGGTAGAGCATGCACTCTTGCAGGCCACCACCCGCCTGTTGTTGTGAGATCTCACTTAGAGACCCATCAAGCACATGGTGTTGAGGAGGTTGAGGTTGGAAAGATGAGAGGTGGGGATGAATTCGGCCGGTGATACACACAATACTATGCACCCAAAACACccaaagaaaatagagaagaataacaagaaaacagagcatccaaaaaaagaaaaacaaaactgcACCAATGCTTACCTAAGAATTCCTCTAAAAAAACCAGATAGTTGGACTTCTCCCCCAACCCTCATAGTTTTGTCCTTTCCTTCTACTTTGTTTTCCTTCCTCTCCAAGCTTTTACCAACTCCACTCGTTCCTCTGTCATTTATTCAAAAGGAGTCCccatctcaaccaccaccatggcaaggtgtgttgagatattaggaatgctttccttatatcatttagtgttgagatattaggaatgtttagatattaggaaagttgagatattaggaatattgagatattaggaaagttgagatattaggatattagttgttatttccttatatcattctttccttgtatcattttttcccattcttagaatggtgattaccctctatatatactctgtacatgaacgaatgaaagtatgaatgaaaaaaactaccatttatcaatttaaagatggtatcagagccaaggaactgaaatcctggatattttgtcgctatggtagtccgacaacgatcaaccatcctaagacaagccctaatattgataagtcaaccttcaaatgcactcacttcAATAAGACTGgtcccaccagtctggatatcccacaatttcaaagcaacgactcttggtatgaccaggaaaacaataaggaaccgagggtttgaaccatggatctttagatcatgtttaggctatcaacactttgttattaattataataattgtgATCAACGAAAGAATGATttcaagaaaacctcgactgcaactgttgccgaaataaaaacagaggttaatgttgctgagaaagcctctgcattgatAGCCGCTActgatcatggtggtaagtttttaaatacttttacacctgttattaatagtgcatggataattgattctggtgctacagatcatatgacttttgattctagacaggtttcacctcttagaccttcctcacaaaaaattgtttccacagctaatggtaacacaaccccagtcattggggaaggatccttaactcttaacgatactttgaatttggattctgttttagttgttccatctttagattacaatcttttgtcagtttctcaaatcactacaaccttatcttgtattgtcattttttggcctgaattttgtgtgattaaggacatccaaacaagacagacgattggttgtggtattaaacggggaaaactctattacttggacttgcaatcaaaggattcaaataagttgcaacaagccttgatggcagatggatctgagggggagaagaaaaagtctgaaatttggttgtggtaTCGACgtttgggacatgcttcctttggttatttaaaaaaattgtttcctagtttgtttgcaaagagtgatatttctggtttccgttgtgatatttgtgaattggctaaaaaccatcgtgcttcgtttccgttaattttgaaaaaagtccgtttccttttatggttatacattctgatgtttggggcccatccaaagtcccaactttgagtggctcacgttggtttgttacttttattgatgattgtaccataataacatggttatgcttgatgaagaccaaagatgaagtgaacttgttgtttcaaaattttcataaaatgattgaaactcagtacaatgcaaatgttcgggttctgcgtagtgataatggtggagaatatcaaagttttgatcttcaaaagtatttgaaaggacatgacatcattcatcaaactacttgttccaatacaccccagcaaaatggagtcgttGAACGAAAAAATcgacacttgttagaggttgttcgtgctt
It contains:
- the LOC100853927 gene encoding glycine-rich protein DOT1 is translated as MKPNSSLTNLFQQADTGSVWRWKESKGSRKRKKQEREFPGAKFLSHNLKKMEEAALGPGGGIGIGCGVGLGFGVTGGVGYGGGSWNHLKMVFGIGMGCGVGVGFGYGQGIGFGFSLESLQSHFSNQRDYKSDMTL